One Hordeum vulgare subsp. vulgare chromosome 4H, MorexV3_pseudomolecules_assembly, whole genome shotgun sequence DNA window includes the following coding sequences:
- the LOC123448202 gene encoding translation initiation factor IF-2-like has translation MISVQAAAAEPDPVPPLEKVWVLVYGLPRGGSVAPRGGKLTHILKAISEPMGKLITADLASFEDDAPARIEILCPAPAEIDGMSLVFYFGSKGRRLTFELESPTLVDPLDSALAGLAPGDGGLGGEEGSSEEGSSSEGDEDVGGALPEPSDGQRNPDTAPAGPSGPAESTPVVALVPKAAVGTGMALPVSDRLVVAAEEEVSVGMEVCPASSLRSPGVVCYSRSPGSPPSPTLGSPDPGPPMVVHPGWVSETPPPPPAPRSRPREGASLVVAARQSTRIS, from the coding sequence ATGATTTCCGtgcaggcggcggcggcagaaCCTGACCCCGTCCCGCCCCTGGAGAAGGTGTGGGTCCTCGTATATGGCCTCCCAAGGGGAGGCAGCGTGGCTCCGCGGGGTGGCAAGCTTACCCACATCCTGAAAGCTATCTCCGAGCCGATGGGCAAGTTGATCACCGCCGACCTGGCATCATTTGAGGATGATGCTCCCGCCCGCATTGAGATCCTCTGCCCGGCTCCCGCTGAGATCGATGGCATGTCCTTGGTCTTCTACTTCGGGTCCAAGGGCAGGCGCCTCACCTTCGAGCTCGAGTCCCCGACCCTCGTGGACCCGCTGGATTCGGCCCTGGCTGGCCTAGCCCCTGGCGATGGGGGGCTTGGTGGCGAGGAGGGATCTTCGGAGGAGGGTTCGTCTTCCGAGGGCGATGAGGATGTTGGAGGGGCTCTGCCCGAACCGTCCGATGGTCAGCGCAACCCCGACACTGCGCCCGCTGGACCGTCGGGGCCCGCGGAGAGTACCCCCGTGGTGGCTTTGGTGCCGAAGGCGGCCGTAGGCACTGGGATGGCCCTCCCTGTCTCTGACCGCCTGGTGGTCGCCGCCGAGGAGGAGGTGAGTGTGGGTATGGAGGTGTGCCCTGCCTCCTCCCTGCGCTCGCCTGGGGTGGTCTGCTACTCGCGTTCTCCGGGGTCCCCTCCTTCCCCGACCTTGGGGTCCCCGGACCCAGGCCCTCCTATGGTCGTCCACCCTGGCTGGGTGTctgagacccccccccccccccccgcaccacGCTCGAGGCCACGTGAGGGCGCctccctcgtggtggcggcgcgaCAGAGCACGCGGATCAGCTAG